DNA from Aliarcobacter skirrowii CCUG 10374:
CTCATTTAATAAATTCAGTTTATCTCTTAATTTCTCTTTTACTATTCCATCTCTTAGTTGTTTACTACTTGTATTCTCTTTAGGATTTACTACTTCTCCACTTCTTATTTTAAACTCTAAGTTTGGATTATTTTTATCATAGTAATCTTCTATAAAGTGTGTCGCTTTAAACTCTATTTTATTATTATATGTACCTACAACTCTATTAGATATACTCATTCTATTTGAGTACTCATTTAAATCACAAATAACTACTTTAAAGTTTGGCTCTTGTGAATCTATTACTAGGCTATATCCCTCTTCTTCACAAAGCATTTTAATAAATTCTAAATCACTTTGATTATATTGAGTTGTATACTCTTTTATTCCATTATCTTGACTATATTCACTCTTATCTATATTATTTACACAAGATAAGCTTAGCAATGAAGAGTATCTTGATATGATACTTTGTATAATATCTACTGAACTTAGATTATGAAATATCTCATAACTATTTGTTAATCCCAAATAGTATAGTGGATGTACTACTTTTACTTTATATAGACTCTTCTTTGATACTATACTCTCTTCTTTTATACTAAATACTTTCCCATAAATAGTCTTATTTGTCCTATTTGTTATATCTTCAAGTATTATCTTTATATCTGTATCTACTATAGCTGTTATATCTAACTTATCTTCACTTATAAATATTACTTCATATTCATAAATCTTATTAACTCCACTAAGCCCTTCTAGTCTATATATTGAATATCCATTATTTAATAATATATTACTTCTATAATTTACTAGCTCTACTCTACCTCTTAGCTCCTGTACCCGCTTATTCCTATTTCCTATAGCTTTCCCAGCTTTTATAACTTCCCCTATACTCATCTTATCCCCCACGATTAAAGAACTGATTATAAAATATAAAAAATATATATACTTTATAATCAATTCAAAGATGACATTTCATCTTTGAATTAATAAATTAGTTAAGCATTTAAACCTACACCAATTCTCCAATCATCTTCTCCCGAAGTACTTGCTACTTCATGTCTCCAAGAAATCTTTCTATAAGAGAAAGAAATTTCTTCTAAAGGAGAAATTACAGCTTTGTCTGTGTCAATTCCCATATCCATAGAAGTATTAATATTGACAATAACAGCATCTTCTAAAGTAGTGGTAAAGTAGTGTTCTGGTTTTCCCTCATAATTCGTTCTATACCATTTTAATTCAACTTTTGGTAAAGTCTCACTTTTTGTTAAAGCATTATATAAAAGAGGTGAAGATTTATCTATAAGTTTAGTGATAGTAAATGGTTCATGTACTCTTTGACCAGAAGGTTGTCCTGATTGTATATCTCTAGGTACTTTTACATTGTGAGTAAAAGACTTTACTAAAGCTTCATTTTCATGACCTCTTTGATATAAATTACCTACTGATTCAGCTGTAAAAGCACTTTCAGTTATTAGACCTTGAGTACTTCCTTCTATTGAAATAAATATTGGATTATTCATCCTTGCTCCTTGTTGTAATATTTAAATTAGAATTTAATGTTACTATATTTTTTTAAAAAAAAGATATGTAAATCTAATTTTTATTATTTAATTTTATAATTACTTATTTTAGTTACTAAAAGTTACCAAATCATTCTAAAATTTTAATAATTTATATATGAAATTAATCATGTTTAGATTTATAAATAACATTTTTTATTTTTTGAAGTTGTTTTTTAAAAATAGTTAAAGATAAAACATCATTTGCAAATTGTGAAAAATCTTTGAAATTTTTATTATCCATTAAAGTAAAATCAATAATTCTTAAAAAAGCAATAGTAGATGAGAAAGTTCTTAAAGATT
Protein-coding regions in this window:
- a CDS encoding Hcp family type VI secretion system effector translates to MNNPIFISIEGSTQGLITESAFTAESVGNLYQRGHENEALVKSFTHNVKVPRDIQSGQPSGQRVHEPFTITKLIDKSSPLLYNALTKSETLPKVELKWYRTNYEGKPEHYFTTTLEDAVIVNINTSMDMGIDTDKAVISPLEEISFSYRKISWRHEVASTSGEDDWRIGVGLNA